One stretch of Janibacter limosus DNA includes these proteins:
- a CDS encoding 3-methyladenine DNA glycosylase produces the protein MTSTTLPRDEWLARARAHEAAVDELTTGHRGRRARGERHPVEDFLFEYYAHRPSHLRRWHPGPGVELADAPEYEGRSGYVVDDDGSARLDVAGFVGRRERTVTFVRQLLTATLSRPGTHDCFGLHEWAMVHGLQPGEQRHEQLPLRLDRAQTDAVVESHRIKCSHADAYRFFTPTALGLNSLRPTRDDQLEHEQPACLHAGMDTYKWAFKLAPAMPSEITLDAFRHALRIRRLDMQASPYDVSDFDLDPVAIETSEGKAEYVARQRELMVTSNSLRRRLLDVCDLLLPE, from the coding sequence ATGACCTCCACGACCCTGCCCCGCGACGAGTGGCTCGCCCGCGCCCGGGCGCACGAGGCTGCGGTCGACGAGCTGACCACCGGTCACCGTGGTCGTCGCGCCCGTGGCGAGCGGCACCCGGTCGAGGACTTCCTCTTCGAGTACTACGCCCACCGCCCCTCCCACCTGCGGCGCTGGCACCCCGGCCCGGGCGTCGAGCTCGCGGACGCCCCCGAGTACGAAGGGAGGTCCGGTTACGTCGTCGACGATGACGGATCGGCCCGCCTGGACGTGGCCGGCTTCGTGGGGCGAAGGGAGCGGACCGTCACCTTCGTCAGGCAGTTGCTCACCGCGACGCTGTCGCGGCCGGGGACCCACGACTGCTTCGGGCTGCACGAGTGGGCGATGGTCCACGGCCTGCAGCCGGGCGAGCAGCGGCACGAGCAGCTCCCCCTTCGCCTCGACCGGGCGCAGACCGACGCCGTCGTGGAGTCGCACCGGATCAAGTGCAGCCATGCCGACGCATACCGCTTCTTCACACCGACAGCGCTGGGGCTCAACTCCCTTCGCCCGACCCGCGACGACCAGCTGGAGCACGAGCAGCCGGCCTGCCTGCACGCGGGGATGGACACCTACAAGTGGGCCTTCAAGCTCGCTCCGGCGATGCCGTCGGAGATCACGCTCGACGCCTTCCGCCACGCGCTGCGCATCCGGCGGCTCGACATGCAGGCCTCCCCCTACGACGTCTCGGACTTCGACCTGGACCCCGTCGCGATCGAGACGAGCGAGGGCAAGGCGGAGTACGTCGCCCGCCAGCGGGAGCTGATGGTGACGTCCAACTCCCTTCGCCGGCGGCTGCTCGACGTCTGCGACCTGCTGCTGCCCGAGTGA
- a CDS encoding PucR family transcriptional regulator has translation MADVQDLVDEASAILLAPVTLEDRRFRLLAFAAHAGDVDSVRAETVLSRGAHPRTREWFESFGIARASGPVHIPADEERGTAARLCLPARWRGVVQGYLWAVEPPEGLSLERVRAAGVLADQAGEHLARLASRRRETERLVLDLLDAEPGARTGPARELADELAVDPATRAGVVVLGAAPGVRLRAEEVHGPRGLPRRIGVAERSGDLLLVVPAASDAEVQSAAETALRAADRVVDEQVVAGVGDLVPLTEVARSLREGRAALRVVRPTSPGAPSLPAAARVHPWSSLGIERLLGGTAGDELLEAVRTPAVAELLAAAPELVETAAVYLDEAGSMAATSLRLDLHRQSVYARLRRIEAITGLDLSRGRDRLELHLGLLVLGDRQ, from the coding sequence ATGGCAGACGTGCAGGACCTCGTCGACGAGGCGTCCGCGATCCTCCTCGCCCCGGTGACCCTGGAGGACCGGCGCTTCCGCCTGCTCGCCTTCGCCGCCCACGCGGGCGATGTCGACAGCGTGCGGGCCGAGACCGTCCTCTCCCGCGGGGCGCACCCGCGCACGCGCGAGTGGTTCGAGAGCTTCGGCATCGCCCGGGCGAGCGGCCCGGTGCACATCCCGGCCGACGAGGAGCGGGGGACCGCGGCCCGCCTGTGCTTGCCGGCCCGGTGGCGTGGCGTTGTCCAGGGATACCTGTGGGCGGTCGAGCCGCCCGAGGGCCTGTCGCTCGAGCGGGTCCGCGCCGCAGGCGTGCTCGCCGACCAGGCTGGCGAGCACCTTGCCCGGCTCGCCTCGCGCCGTCGTGAGACCGAGCGGCTCGTCCTCGACCTGCTCGACGCGGAGCCGGGTGCGCGCACCGGTCCGGCGCGTGAGCTCGCTGACGAGCTCGCCGTCGACCCGGCAACGCGGGCTGGTGTCGTCGTCCTCGGAGCGGCGCCCGGCGTCCGGCTGCGCGCCGAGGAGGTCCACGGGCCGCGTGGGCTGCCGCGCCGCATCGGGGTCGCCGAGCGCTCCGGCGATCTCCTCCTCGTCGTCCCGGCCGCCAGCGACGCCGAGGTCCAGTCCGCGGCCGAGACGGCGCTGCGCGCCGCCGACCGGGTCGTCGACGAGCAGGTCGTCGCCGGGGTGGGCGATCTCGTGCCCCTCACCGAGGTGGCTCGGTCCCTGCGCGAGGGGAGGGCCGCCCTTCGTGTCGTGCGTCCGACGAGCCCCGGTGCGCCATCGCTGCCGGCAGCCGCACGGGTCCACCCGTGGTCCTCGCTCGGCATCGAGCGGCTGCTCGGCGGCACGGCCGGTGACGAGCTGCTCGAGGCGGTGCGCACCCCGGCGGTCGCCGAGCTGCTCGCTGCCGCACCGGAGCTCGTCGAGACCGCCGCCGTCTACCTCGACGAGGCCGGCTCGATGGCCGCCACCTCGCTCCGCCTCGACCTGCACCGGCAGAGCGTCTACGCCCGCCTGCGTCGGATCGAGGCGATCACCGGCCTTGACCTCTCCCGCGGCCGCGACCGGCTCGAGCTGCACCTGGGGCTGCTCGTGCTCGGCGACCGACAGTGA
- a CDS encoding fumarylacetoacetate hydrolase family protein produces the protein MRIARYTEGDDPVYGLVDADGKKIAEVSGDPFYQRIELTGKVTTVDEVRLLAPTIPRSKVIGIGRNYADHAAEMGTDVPDEPMIFLIPNTAVIGPGDPVVIPTKLTSEVHYEGELAVIIGRMCKDIEPEEAKKVIFGYTIANDVSARDLQRGDGQWARAKGMDTFCPLGPWIETDLDPQDVSILTRRDGEVVQDGHSSDMVHGVAHLISHCSRAFTLLPGDVILTGTPAGVGPVVAGQRVDIEIDAIGTLSNPFVNAE, from the coding sequence GTGCGCATCGCGAGATATACCGAAGGTGACGACCCCGTCTACGGGCTCGTCGACGCAGACGGCAAAAAGATCGCCGAGGTGAGCGGGGACCCGTTCTACCAACGCATCGAGCTGACGGGCAAGGTCACGACGGTCGACGAGGTGCGCCTGCTGGCGCCCACCATCCCGCGCAGCAAGGTGATCGGCATCGGCCGCAACTACGCCGACCACGCCGCCGAGATGGGCACGGACGTCCCTGACGAGCCGATGATCTTCCTCATCCCCAACACCGCGGTGATCGGGCCCGGCGACCCGGTCGTCATCCCGACGAAGCTCACCTCGGAGGTCCACTACGAGGGCGAGCTCGCGGTCATCATCGGCCGGATGTGCAAGGACATCGAGCCGGAGGAGGCCAAGAAGGTCATCTTCGGCTACACGATCGCCAACGACGTCTCCGCACGCGACCTGCAGCGCGGCGATGGTCAGTGGGCGCGGGCCAAGGGCATGGACACCTTCTGCCCGCTCGGCCCGTGGATCGAGACCGACCTCGACCCCCAGGACGTCTCGATCCTCACCCGCCGCGACGGCGAGGTCGTCCAGGACGGCCACAGCTCCGACATGGTGCACGGCGTCGCGCACCTCATCAGCCACTGCTCCCGGGCCTTCACCCTGCTGCCCGGCGATGTCATCCTCACCGGCACCCCGGCGGGTGTCGGGCCGGTCGTCGCCGGTCAGCGCGTCGACATCGAGATCGACGCGATCGGCACGCTGTCCAACCCCTTCGTCAACGCCGAGTAG
- a CDS encoding YnfA family protein gives MDVARSVPLFVLAALLEIGGAWLVWQGVREHRGWLWIGAGVIALGLYGAVATLQPDASFGRILAAYGGVFVAGSLLWGMAFDGFRPDRFDVTGALLCLVGVAVIMYAPRSA, from the coding sequence GTGGACGTCGCCCGCTCGGTCCCGCTCTTCGTCCTCGCGGCGCTGCTCGAGATCGGTGGGGCGTGGCTCGTCTGGCAGGGCGTGCGTGAGCACCGCGGCTGGTTGTGGATCGGGGCCGGCGTCATCGCGCTCGGCCTCTACGGCGCCGTCGCGACGCTGCAGCCCGATGCCAGTTTCGGCCGGATCCTCGCGGCCTACGGCGGGGTCTTCGTCGCCGGCTCGCTGCTGTGGGGGATGGCCTTCGACGGCTTCCGGCCGGACCGCTTCGACGTCACCGGCGCGCTGCTCTGCCTCGTCGGCGTCGCGGTGATCATGTACGCACCGCGCTCGGCCTGA
- a CDS encoding aminoglycoside phosphotransferase family protein, whose product MYPDTVEVTTDLVTGLLRQQAPALLDGRALAPFAHGWDNEILALGDDLLVRCPRRALAGDLVRHEQEVLPLLAPRLPVAVPDIVHAGRPQGDYPWHWSVVRHLPGTVALDVVVADRAPFAPQLARALTALHQPVAVGEHPPTNAYRGVPLADREDATREAIAALASRPIHLPHGREVDAGEVTRRWESWSSAPAWGGPPVWVHGDVHAGNVLLDPVALIDFGDVTSGDPACDLAAAFLLFDAKGADDFIAEVQAVRPHDDATWTRARAWALRLALAIGLGPQGRLRDECGRVLDDLLT is encoded by the coding sequence GTGTACCCGGACACGGTCGAGGTGACGACCGACCTCGTGACGGGCCTGCTGCGGCAGCAGGCCCCGGCGTTGCTCGACGGCCGGGCGCTCGCCCCCTTCGCCCACGGTTGGGACAACGAGATCCTGGCCCTCGGTGACGACCTGCTCGTCCGCTGTCCCCGGCGCGCGCTCGCGGGTGATCTCGTGCGGCACGAGCAGGAGGTGCTGCCGCTGCTCGCTCCCCGGCTGCCCGTGGCCGTGCCCGACATCGTCCACGCCGGCCGGCCGCAGGGGGACTACCCGTGGCACTGGTCGGTCGTGCGCCACCTGCCCGGCACGGTCGCCCTCGACGTGGTCGTGGCGGACCGGGCCCCCTTCGCCCCGCAGCTGGCGAGGGCTCTGACCGCCCTCCACCAACCTGTGGCGGTCGGCGAGCACCCGCCCACGAACGCCTATCGCGGCGTGCCGCTCGCCGACCGCGAGGACGCCACCCGGGAGGCGATCGCGGCTCTCGCGTCGCGACCCATCCACCTGCCGCACGGACGCGAGGTGGACGCCGGGGAGGTGACCCGGCGCTGGGAGTCCTGGTCGAGCGCTCCCGCATGGGGCGGCCCGCCGGTGTGGGTGCACGGCGACGTCCACGCGGGCAATGTCCTGCTGGACCCGGTGGCGCTCATCGACTTCGGCGATGTCACCAGTGGCGACCCGGCGTGCGACCTGGCCGCTGCCTTCCTCCTCTTCGACGCGAAGGGAGCGGACGACTTCATCGCCGAGGTCCAGGCGGTGCGGCCCCACGACGACGCGACGTGGACGCGGGCCCGGGCGTGGGCGCTGCGACTGGCGCTCGCCATCGGGCTCGGGCCCCAGGGCCGGCTGCGCGACGAGTGCGGTCGGGTGCTCGACGACCTCCTGACCTGA
- a CDS encoding DUF1353 domain-containing protein — translation MPLETQPRRFYDGGPAGGRPDPTAPPLIVLERTLDMDVDEFHMGRRLAYRDRELGQLLVPVDMTTFSTDLTSVPSIFLWLVPRLGRHLPAALLHDGLVSGSFTAAPGVTIDRERADLVFRAAMADTGTGLIRRWLMWTAVTLGTIFQDRSTMWSAAERLRWRVTAVGTLALTALLGVIATLDLFDVRVPLIGGVPWMAERVWWVELITGAIGAVVVPLLLGLLWGRFRAAGMIAGVALALLLHVTAAVALLTGVYQIAERLVTRATPEET, via the coding sequence ATGCCTCTGGAGACCCAGCCTCGTCGCTTCTACGACGGCGGGCCGGCCGGGGGCCGGCCCGACCCGACCGCGCCCCCGCTCATCGTCCTCGAGCGGACCCTCGACATGGACGTCGACGAGTTCCACATGGGGCGCCGGCTGGCCTACCGCGACCGGGAGCTCGGGCAGCTGCTCGTGCCGGTCGACATGACGACCTTCTCCACCGACCTGACCTCGGTGCCCTCGATCTTCCTGTGGCTCGTCCCCCGGCTCGGCCGGCACCTGCCGGCCGCCCTGCTGCACGACGGGCTCGTCAGCGGGTCCTTCACCGCCGCGCCCGGGGTGACGATCGACCGCGAGCGCGCGGACCTCGTCTTCCGAGCAGCCATGGCCGACACCGGGACCGGGCTCATCAGGCGCTGGCTGATGTGGACGGCCGTCACGCTGGGGACGATCTTCCAGGACCGCAGCACCATGTGGTCGGCGGCCGAGCGACTGCGCTGGCGGGTCACTGCCGTCGGCACCCTCGCGCTCACCGCGTTGCTGGGTGTCATCGCCACACTTGACCTCTTCGATGTCCGGGTCCCCCTCATCGGTGGCGTTCCTTGGATGGCGGAGCGAGTGTGGTGGGTCGAGCTCATCACCGGCGCGATCGGGGCTGTCGTCGTCCCCCTGCTCCTCGGTCTGCTGTGGGGCCGGTTCCGAGCAGCCGGCATGATCGCCGGCGTCGCGCTGGCGCTCCTGCTGCACGTGACCGCGGCGGTCGCGCTGCTGACCGGCGTCTACCAGATCGCTGAGCGCCTGGTGACCCGAGCGACTCCGGAGGAGACCTGA